AACTAAAGTACTAATCTGGATGGGAAATAGGGGTAAGGTAAAGTTAAAATTGGTTAAACGAAAGTGAATCTTCGTATGGAAAATATCGTCAATGCAGAAGCAGATACTCCAGATAAATTCTGTTATAAGGATAAAGCTGAAAAGCTTAGCTGTAAGAAGGAATACGCAGCCTTCTTTAAAAATGCCAGCTCCTCGGTATAAAGAAGATAACCAACTTAACGTCTCTCTGATGAGTGAAACATGGTAAGCCTATTATTAGGCAACTGATAGTAGGTAAGAGAGGTCTTAGAAAGCAAATGACACTAAGTCGAAAGACTACAGAAATTAATAACTGAGTGTATAGGCATTTATATGCTAATCAGAAATGATGCTAACTTAAGACTGGTGATTTACCCTAAATAGGTAAACAAGATTATGAATTAATTGGAAAAGTTGGATGCTAAACGCAAATGTAACAATTGAGACTAAAGATAATTTCAAGAAAATCTATTGGCATTCAATAGACTGGAAAGAAATTATACAAAAGGTTAATAATCTTCGTAGACGTATTTATAGGGCATTCGCAAATGGTAATACGAAGTTAGTAGGTAACTTACAAAGATTGATGTTAAAATCAAGAGCAAATAGGTTACTTGCTATAAGACGTGTTACTCAAATCAACAAAGGACGAAAAAGTCCTGGAATTGATAAAATAGTTGTTAAGACAGATAAAGAAAGGAGTCTGTTGATGGAAAAGTTAGCAGATAATAATCTATCATCTGTAAAACCGATTAAGCGTGTATACATACCAAAAAGTAATGGCGAATCTAGACCTTTAGGCTTGCCAACTATTGTGGATAGGTGTAGACAGGCTGTTGTAAAATCAGCACTTGAACCATATTGGGAAGCTAAGTTTGAAGGTTGCAGCTATGGCTTTAGACCTGGACGTAGCGCTCACGATGCAATACAGAGAATATCTGGTATTATTCGACATGGAACCAATAGAAATTGGATATTAGATGCTGATATTAAAGGAGCATTTGATAATATTGATCATAATTTTCTTTTGAAAATTATAGGAAATTTCCCTGCTCGTAATTGGATTCAAGCATGGCTTAAATCTGGTGTAATGCAGGATTATCAAATTATCAAAACAACAGCTGGTACTCCACAAGGTGGATTAATTTCTCCATTACTTTTAAACATAACTCTTCATGGAATGAGTGATATACTTAATATTATCTATAATAAGTATGATCACCTATATTCTAAATCCGAATATGCTTTAGTGAGATACGCTGATGATTTTGTCGTTTGCGCTAAGTCAGAAAGCTCATGTATCAGAGCCAAAAGTATTATTAATGATTGGTTAAGTATTAGAGGCTTAGAATTGTCAAAGGAAAAAACCAGGATACTTCATATTAATGAAGGTTTTGATTTCCTTGGATTTAATATTCGACAATATAAAACCAATAGTACAAGAAGAGGTGTAGCTCTACTAGTTAAACCGTCTAAAGACTCTATAAAGTCGTTTAAAAAACGAATGTCAATAGAATGGAAAAAAAGTTTCTCATGGAATATTGATAGAATAATTGATAATCTAAATTCTAAAATATTTGGATGGTGCAGTTATTTCAACAAAGTTGTGTCCAAGAAAATTTTTTCCAATTTAGACTGTTGGATGTGGATTCGACAAGCAAGATTTGCATGTAGAAAACATCCTAAAAAATCCTGGGAATGGCTTAAGAAAAAGTATTGGGGTCGCATTAAAGGCAGAAATGATAATTGGGTCTTTATGAATAAAGATCTATATCTATGGAAATTACAATGGACAACGATTAAACGACATATTCTTGTTAAAGGTAAATCTTCTCCTGATAATTCAAAACTTAGAGAATATTGGCATAAACGTCAGGCTGATAGCCCTAAGTATTTGTTTAAATCTAGGCAGATTCTTTGGCGTAGACAAAAGGGTAAATGTCTTGTTTGTTTTGATTTAATAGATAATGGTGAAAGTGTTCATGTACATCATATAACACCTATAAGATGTGGTGGCACTGACCATATTAACAATTTGTGCTTATTGCATGAAAACTGCCATCGACAAGTACACAGTAATCGCGGACAACTTATTGCAGCTGTTTGTAAATTGCTTGAGCCGTATGCGGAGTAATTCGCTTGTACGGTTCTTTGGGAGGAAAAGCGCTTTCGCGCTTACCTACCCGCTTAAGCTTATTTTTCAATGAAGCTTCTAACCTTGAATTCACGTTTTTTTGACTATAATTATTTGATGTTGGTTTGGTAGGCGCGGTTTTTTTTCTTTACTGGGATTTTATTTTGATATATTCTTGCCTGATTTTTTTATCTTTCTGAATTACTAACATGGCAAATCTTATGCAGCAAAAAATTACTCTTCAACAAAAAAAGGCTAGGCTAATCATGGATGAGGTTAACCTTAAAATTAAAGAACGTAAAATGCCTACTCGACCTCTTATCGAAATGGGTGGATTAGTTGCTAAAGCTAAGCTTGATCACTTATCAGCAAATACGTTATTTGGTGCAATTGTTTCACTAAAAGAAACTTTAACACAACATCCAAATGTTCAGGATCATTGGACTACAATAGGTAAAGATATTTTTGATAAAGAACAGCAAAATAAAGCTGCTGTGATTTTAAAATTTGCTTCTGAACCAGACGAAAACACTAAGCGCCACATTCACCTTCATGGCTTAAAATGGAACAGTTTTCGTCAAGAATGGTGCGGCCATGTTAAGGACATTGAGGCCTTAAAGTATGGCCTTCTCAATGTTCAGTATAGTATAGAACTTGTAGTGTGATATAAAGCATCTAATAGAAGTAGCATACAACACATTAAAGGTAAAATTTTGTATGTTGTATATTTCTTATTATTTTACGCTATTTTTTAAATTTAATACTTCTTGTATTGATAAATCCGTATATTCAGCAATTGTCTCAACTGATAATTCAGACTTCAATAATTTTATTGCAAAATCTTTTTTTGCTTTAGCTTCACCTAGCTTTATTCCTTCAGCTTTACCTTGAGCTTTACCTTTAGCTTCACCTAGCTTTATTCCTTCAGCTTTACCTTCGGCTTTACCTTCGGCTTTACCTTTAGCTTCACCGAGCTTTATGCCTTCAGCTTTACCTTCAGCTTTAGCGCGTTCGAGTTTATAATCTTCTACTGCTTTATTATCCCATATACGCTTTAACTCTTGTTCATAGGTTATTAGTTCGTCTTCACTCCAATTAAACTGATCTAATGCCTCATACGCTCTTTTTATTATTAAATCTTCACCTATTATTTTATTATATCCATCTAATGTTGTTTCTTTTGCATGTTTAAAAAAATAGCACCACTTCTCTGTTATATCATTTAACTCTTCCACTCTATTTTTTTTAAATTTTGGTAATTCTATAAAGGTAAATGAAAAGTCCTTTAGATCATGCTCATATGTCTTTTTATCCAATATTACATGCCTTGATATATAGTCTTCTTTATTTGGAAACAATTTATAATCTGCTATAGCTATAAATATAACCTCCTTTAGGTCTGAGTATTTTCCTTCCTTCCCTCTATTTGGTTGCCTACCATATGCTTTTGCGGCATAATACTGAGCTCTTTTTTCAAATCCTTGTGTAGGATCTACTTGCATTTCTATTATATATTGCGCACCGTTTTTATCTTTACACAAAACATCTACTATTGATTCTTTTTTAGACGCTATGTCTGCATCTAATATCGTTCCTAAAAACTCTACTTCTATTATTTTTCTATTCCCTTCAAACAACAATATATCGTTCAGAAAATGTATTAGTATGTCCTTGTTTTTTTCTGATCCAAATATCTTTTTAAATGCTACATCATTCTTTGGATCTAAAAATCTTGATAAATGCATATATTTTTCATATTTTCTATTCTTTTTAAATTATACAATAAAATAACCTACATGAACATTCTCTTATTGAATTTTAATTTCTGCAATTCACTACATTAACCACCTATTAAACTTTAGTTTATTAGGTAGCATACAGCTTACAGTATTTATTTAGCTCTATAGCAATTTCTGGTAATTTAAGATATTCAGCCAGAGGTATAAATTCTTGCTGCGTTTCTAGTATGATTTCTTGTCTTTTTTCATAAGGTTTTATTGATACAGTCTGAATATTATGGAATCGGTCGAAAAGCTTAATTAATAATAGTTCTGTTTTATTTTGTCTATAAAATGTTTGAATCATTTCTCTAGAACTAATTTTTTTATTATCCTTAATCCTGGTGAGATCTGAAACCTGTTCTGCAATATTATGACCAAATTCTTGACCTATTTTTTCTTTAGTTAGTGTTGTGTCTTCGATGGTATCATGTAGTATTGCTGTAATAATCGTATCTGTTTCAAAGCTGTAGTCTGATACCATATAAGCTACTTCTAATGGATGTGTGTAGTATAGTTCTCCTGTATCTCTCTTTTGCTGACCATGATATTTTTGGGCATAAAATATTGCTTTTTCAACTTTATCAAGATCAATTTCAGTATTAAATCTTACGTTGGTTTCAAACAGCTTATTTAGTAAGCTCTCGCTATAAAAGTTTATCATTTTTCATCTCTAAATAATCTTTAATAAATTATACAATAAATTAAACTTTTTATATACTTCAGTCTCAGATAAAAAGTGTGAAAGAAGCGAATTAATTTGATTAAAAAAGTTGTACTGGAATATTGCAAGTAATGGTTGTAAACTTGTCTTTTTCGCTTTCTATTTCCATTTCTCCATTAAGTTGATTAATAAGGTAATTTACAAACCATAATCCTGATTCAAGCATTAGTGGATAGTCTCGTACCAACTCAAAATCAGCTAATTTAGCTTTTATATTCCCTAATTTTTCTTTTGAAATACCGCTTCCTGTATCGTGTATTCTAAATTGTAGTATGTTATCGCTTTTTATATAATTTTTTACAGTAAACAAATGAACTGTAATTATAACCTGGCAGCTGCGATTAAATCTAATGACGCTTCCTATTAATTGACTTAATATAGCTTGTAAGTGATCACTATTTCCAATCACAATATCCTTCATTTTGTACTGAAAATTGTAATTGATTTTTATATCTTTCTCTTTTGCAATGTCTTCTAGTCTCCTGACGGCATCCTTTACTAGCTTTTGTATGCTAAATTTTTTTAAACATAAATTTTCATGCTCAATTTCGCTTCTAAGCGTGTAAACTACATCATTACAGTACTCTTGGAGATTTGCTGATCGATTTAATATTGTTTTCAGCTTATCTTTATTTTCCGAATCATTTAACATGATCTCGCTTGCAAGCCTTACAATTTCACTCGTTGCAATATTAAATCTATATTTAATCTCCTGTATTAAATATGTACAATATTCTTTCAATGATTCAGCTACCTCGACCTGATACTTCGCTTTTCTTAACTTTGTTATTATCTCCATATATTCATCGATATTCTCACTCTCTCCATTCACTAACGTAATTGGTATTGGAGGAATTTGTACCATCCATTTGTTAATTGTTTTCTTCTTTTCTTTCATAGCATTCTCCTAAAGAATAATTCAAACTAGTTATTGGCACTTCAAATGAAAAAGTTATGTAATTATTTTCCTCTTTTGCTCTTAGTCTTCCTTTTAGCTGATCTGTAAGATGTTTTATAAATGCTAATCCTTCTCCTAGTTCTTGATACATTACCAAATTCGTATTCTCTAGTTCAGCATTTATTCTTTCTAATTTTTCTTTAGAAGTGCTTAGTCCTATGTTTTGTACTGTAAATTGTAATATTTCTGAATACTGATTGAGGTTAATAGTAATCTTGCTATTTTTGCTGCTATTTATAATAGCACTACCAATTAACTGACTTATTACTGCTTTTATTCGAAAACTATCTCCAATCAGAACCGTCTTTATGTCATTTTGAACATTTAGCTTTATATTCTCATTTTCAAAATGTTCCCTCATTCTGATAACAGTATTATTTATTAGCGGTTCTATATTAAATGTTTCAATCCTTATATTTGTTGATGCTATGTATTGTCTAAATAAAAAAATTATTCCATTTAGAGAAGCTATTATATTTACCTTTTTTTTATCATAGTTATTTACGATTCGCCTAAAATATTGTATCCAATCTATGAGTTTTATGCTTACTTGCCCAGATTCCTCTAGCTGACAGTATAGTTTTTGCAATTCAGCGTCTATTTGTTTTATTGTTGTGCTATTAATTCCCTCTGTAGATAATTTTTCGGTTAATTTATTGATTTTATTTTGACCTTCGTCTTCAATAGGCATAGAATTCCCCTACTGTTTTTGTTTAAAAAATGGTTTCTGAAGATTAATTCCAAAAGTTCAACCCTTTGTTTTATTTAATCTTCAGATCATTATCATCAAAGTTTTGAAACCTAGATAATA
This genomic interval from Orientia tsutsugamushi contains the following:
- a CDS encoding sensor histidine kinase, with product MKEKKKTINKWMVQIPPIPITLVNGESENIDEYMEIITKLRKAKYQVEVAESLKEYCTYLIQEIKYRFNIATSEIVRLASEIMLNDSENKDKLKTILNRSANLQEYCNDVVYTLRSEIEHENLCLKKFSIQKLVKDAVRRLEDIAKEKDIKINYNFQYKMKDIVIGNSDHLQAILSQLIGSVIRFNRSCQVIITVHLFTVKNYIKSDNILQFRIHDTGSGISKEKLGNIKAKLADFELVRDYPLMLESGLWFVNYLINQLNGEMEIESEKDKFTTITCNIPVQLF
- a CDS encoding ATP-binding protein; amino-acid sequence: MPIEDEGQNKINKLTEKLSTEGINSTTIKQIDAELQKLYCQLEESGQVSIKLIDWIQYFRRIVNNYDKKKVNIIASLNGIIFLFRQYIASTNIRIETFNIEPLINNTVIRMREHFENENIKLNVQNDIKTVLIGDSFRIKAVISQLIGSAIINSSKNSKITINLNQYSEILQFTVQNIGLSTSKEKLERINAELENTNLVMYQELGEGLAFIKHLTDQLKGRLRAKEENNYITFSFEVPITSLNYSLGECYERKEENN
- a CDS encoding conjugal transfer protein TraD, with product MANLMQQKITLQQKKARLIMDEVNLKIKERKMPTRPLIEMGGLVAKAKLDHLSANTLFGAIVSLKETLTQHPNVQDHWTTIGKDIFDKEQQNKAAVILKFASEPDENTKRHIHLHGLKWNSFRQEWCGHVKDIEALKYGLLNVQYSIELVV
- a CDS encoding Rpn family recombination-promoting nuclease/putative transposase encodes the protein MHLSRFLDPKNDVAFKKIFGSEKNKDILIHFLNDILLFEGNRKIIEVEFLGTILDADIASKKESIVDVLCKDKNGAQYIIEMQVDPTQGFEKRAQYYAAKAYGRQPNRGKEGKYSDLKEVIFIAIADYKLFPNKEDYISRHVILDKKTYEHDLKDFSFTFIELPKFKKNRVEELNDITEKWCYFFKHAKETTLDGYNKIIGEDLIIKRAYEALDQFNWSEDELITYEQELKRIWDNKAVEDYKLERAKAEGKAEGIKLGEAKGKAEGKAEGKAEGIKLGEAKGKAQGKAEGIKLGEAKAKKDFAIKLLKSELSVETIAEYTDLSIQEVLNLKNSVK
- a CDS encoding HD domain-containing protein; its protein translation is MINFYSESLLNKLFETNVRFNTEIDLDKVEKAIFYAQKYHGQQKRDTGELYYTHPLEVAYMVSDYSFETDTIITAILHDTIEDTTLTKEKIGQEFGHNIAEQVSDLTRIKDNKKISSREMIQTFYRQNKTELLLIKLFDRFHNIQTVSIKPYEKRQEIILETQQEFIPLAEYLKLPEIAIELNKYCKLYAT
- the ltrA gene encoding group II intron reverse transcriptase/maturase: MLNANVTIETKDNFKKIYWHSIDWKEIIQKVNNLRRRIYRAFANGNTKLVGNLQRLMLKSRANRLLAIRRVTQINKGRKSPGIDKIVVKTDKERSLLMEKLADNNLSSVKPIKRVYIPKSNGESRPLGLPTIVDRCRQAVVKSALEPYWEAKFEGCSYGFRPGRSAHDAIQRISGIIRHGTNRNWILDADIKGAFDNIDHNFLLKIIGNFPARNWIQAWLKSGVMQDYQIIKTTAGTPQGGLISPLLLNITLHGMSDILNIIYNKYDHLYSKSEYALVRYADDFVVCAKSESSCIRAKSIINDWLSIRGLELSKEKTRILHINEGFDFLGFNIRQYKTNSTRRGVALLVKPSKDSIKSFKKRMSIEWKKSFSWNIDRIIDNLNSKIFGWCSYFNKVVSKKIFSNLDCWMWIRQARFACRKHPKKSWEWLKKKYWGRIKGRNDNWVFMNKDLYLWKLQWTTIKRHILVKGKSSPDNSKLREYWHKRQADSPKYLFKSRQILWRRQKGKCLVCFDLIDNGESVHVHHITPIRCGGTDHINNLCLLHENCHRQVHSNRGQLIAAVCKLLEPYAE